The following are encoded together in the Thermodesulfobacteriota bacterium genome:
- a CDS encoding response regulator: MNILIVDDHKENSYLLESLLRGNGHNTKTAADGVEALEILGAVGIDLIISDVLMPVMDGFQLCRKVKTDDTLRGIPFIIYTATYTGPQDEAFAMKIGADRFIVKPCEPDVLMTAVNEVMAGAALRQADDFPEPVREEEVLKLYSERLVRKLEQKMLQAEQELQARQEAEKALRQSESRFRLFADTAPVGVVISDINQNAIYVSPKFTSLFGYTLNDIPTVETWFSLAYPDEALRNLVREKWTAAVTKARETQSEIVPMEFPVRCKDGTMREIEFRMSTNRDLDFIVFTDITERRKAETEQETLKNKLVQAQKLESVGRLAGGVAHDFNNMLNVILGYAELALNSTDENDPLYEDLKEIREAALRSSDITRQLLAFARRQLIVPRTIDLNEAVGNMLKILRRLIGEDIELTWKPGASIWPVKVDPSQVDQILANLCINARDAIAGIGRITIETGTESLNEEHYLVANADFVPGDYALLTVNDDGPGMDRNTLEHIFEPFFTTKEDGQGTGLGLATVFGIVRQNDGFIDVDSAPGRGTTFKIYLPRQEGVTDNLDLKTMSEIQRGRGETVLVVEDEIAVLKLTRKMLTGLGYEVLTAATPLAALTLAREHQKRIDLLMTDVVMPQMNGRTLAEHLRNLYPAIRILFMSGYTADVISRRGVLDEGVQFIQKPFSKKDLAMKVREALDE, from the coding sequence ATGAACATTCTTATTGTTGATGATCATAAGGAAAACAGCTATCTGCTGGAGAGCCTTTTAAGGGGAAACGGACACAACACGAAAACAGCGGCCGATGGCGTCGAAGCGCTTGAAATACTTGGCGCCGTCGGCATCGACCTGATCATCAGCGACGTTCTCATGCCGGTGATGGACGGGTTCCAGTTGTGCCGCAAAGTGAAAACCGATGACACCCTGCGCGGCATACCGTTTATCATTTACACGGCCACCTATACCGGCCCACAGGACGAAGCGTTTGCCATGAAGATAGGAGCAGATCGCTTTATCGTCAAGCCATGCGAACCGGATGTGTTGATGACGGCCGTGAACGAGGTGATGGCCGGGGCTGCTTTGCGGCAGGCAGACGATTTTCCGGAACCGGTCCGGGAAGAGGAGGTACTCAAGCTCTACAGCGAACGTCTGGTGCGGAAGCTGGAACAGAAAATGTTGCAGGCGGAACAGGAACTCCAGGCCCGACAAGAGGCGGAAAAAGCCCTCCGGCAAAGCGAGTCCCGTTTCCGGCTTTTTGCCGACACGGCACCGGTCGGCGTTGTTATTTCTGATATAAACCAGAACGCTATTTATGTCAGCCCGAAATTCACCAGCCTTTTCGGCTATACGTTAAATGATATCCCGACGGTTGAAACCTGGTTCTCGCTGGCTTACCCCGACGAGGCCTTACGAAATCTCGTCCGTGAGAAGTGGACCGCCGCGGTGACGAAGGCCAGAGAAACACAATCAGAAATCGTTCCCATGGAGTTCCCGGTCAGATGCAAGGATGGAACGATGCGGGAAATCGAATTCCGTATGTCTACAAACCGGGATCTGGATTTTATCGTTTTTACAGACATCACCGAGCGCAGGAAGGCTGAAACAGAACAGGAGACGCTTAAGAATAAGCTTGTCCAGGCTCAAAAGCTGGAATCCGTGGGCCGTCTGGCCGGAGGCGTGGCCCATGATTTCAATAACATGTTGAATGTTATTCTCGGTTACGCGGAATTGGCCTTAAACAGCACGGACGAGAATGATCCACTTTATGAAGACCTGAAGGAGATCCGGGAGGCCGCGCTTCGATCCAGCGATATCACCCGGCAGTTGCTGGCCTTTGCCCGCAGGCAATTGATTGTTCCGCGAACGATCGACCTGAATGAGGCCGTCGGCAACATGCTCAAGATCCTGCGCCGGCTTATCGGCGAGGATATTGAATTGACTTGGAAGCCCGGCGCTTCAATATGGCCGGTGAAAGTGGATCCTTCTCAAGTCGATCAGATTCTGGCCAACCTCTGCATCAACGCCCGGGACGCCATTGCCGGAATCGGCAGGATTACCATCGAAACAGGGACGGAGTCTCTGAATGAAGAGCACTATCTTGTCGCTAATGCCGATTTTGTCCCTGGAGATTATGCCTTGCTGACAGTGAATGACGACGGTCCCGGCATGGACAGGAACACGCTGGAGCATATTTTCGAGCCTTTTTTCACCACCAAGGAAGATGGGCAGGGTACAGGCCTGGGCCTGGCGACGGTGTTCGGTATTGTCCGTCAGAATGATGGCTTTATTGATGTTGACAGCGCCCCTGGCCGGGGGACGACTTTCAAGATTTATTTGCCGCGGCAGGAAGGCGTGACCGATAACTTGGACTTAAAGACGATGTCCGAAATTCAACGGGGCCGAGGTGAAACAGTGCTGGTGGTGGAAGATGAGATCGCTGTTTTGAAACTCACCAGGAAAATGCTTACTGGTTTGGGATATGAGGTGCTGACGGCCGCCACACCGTTAGCGGCGTTAACGCTGGCCAGGGAGCATCAGAAGAGAATCGATTTACTGATGACCGATGTGGTTATGCCCCAAATGAACGGACGGACGCTGGCCGAACATTTGCGAAATCTTTATCCTGCTATACGGATACTGTTTATGTCCGGCTACACGGCTGATGTCATCTCCCGTCGGGGCGTTCTGGATGAAGGCGTTCAATTCATCCAGAAACCGTTCAGCAAGAAAGACCTGGCGATGAAAGTGAGGGAGGCGTTGGATGAATGA
- a CDS encoding PAS domain S-box protein gives MAPHLSVVAPLYSDVGSPRPLGTLLLVSDANEFLFPLIQSWPLPSRTAETLLVRRDGDEALFLNSLRHQPGAALNLRIPLNRTDVPAVMAIMGKVGVVRGKDYRGVDVLSAVLPVPDSPWFIVSKMDTEEAFAGWRNRSLLILSLIVILTGMTVVAGFAFWQREKKYHFQTILMSEAARKVDEERYRITLHSIGDAVIATDAGGRVTIMNAVAEKLTGWNENEARQRHLDGVFRIVNEETGSTVESPVTKVLNEGVVVGLANHTMLIAKDGARRPIADSGAPIRDENGNITGVVLVFRDQTEEREAREALFESEQKHRRLFESMTDAFVSTDMAGVLQEFNPAYQAMLGYDDGELRRLTYQDLTPEKWHAMESEIVEKQILKTGFSDVYEKEYRRRDGSIFPVELRTFLIRDDANQPIGMWTIVRDITIRKRMERELSLRNRIAEIFLTSSSEEMYLKVLTDILEELASPFGVFGYLDEKGALVVPTMTRTVWDRCRIPDKQFVFPRETWGDSSWPRCLRIKQATFTNKPSDRTPAGHIRITRHISIPLLHMGEAIGLIQVANKDTDYTVEDVSLLETIGKSIAPVLQARLVAERQSIEKEKLHEQLLQSQKMESVGRLAGGVAHDFNNMLNVILGYAELALEKVALGDPLRDDLTEIFDAGRRSAEITHQLLAFARKQIIIPRALSLNDNVEKLLKMLRRLIGEDIDLVWKPGPGLWPVYTDSSQIDQILANLCVNARDAIEGVGRITIETGNVILDDAYCTNHAEFIPGEFVVLTVSDNGRGMNNEIRQHIFEPFFTTKDVGEGTGLGLAMVYGIARQNNGFINVYSEVGQGTTFKIYLPRYMGAVEITEVRDSMDIQPGRGETVLVVEDEAPVLRLSRKVLTELGYVALAAHNPREALKLAGEHPGAIDLLITDLVMPEMNGRDLAERMLTLYPALKVLFMSGYTSETISRHGVLEKGVHFIQKPFNKKDLAGKVREALDE, from the coding sequence ATGGCGCCTCACCTCAGCGTGGTGGCGCCCCTTTATTCCGACGTCGGATCTCCCCGGCCGTTGGGAACGCTCCTTCTGGTCAGCGACGCCAATGAGTTCCTTTTTCCGCTGATCCAGTCCTGGCCTCTGCCCAGCCGGACCGCGGAAACCCTGCTGGTGAGGCGCGATGGGGATGAGGCGCTGTTTCTGAACAGCCTGCGGCATCAGCCGGGAGCGGCGCTTAATCTTCGTATTCCCTTGAACCGAACCGACGTTCCCGCGGTCATGGCCATAATGGGGAAAGTCGGTGTCGTAAGAGGGAAGGATTACCGCGGCGTCGATGTCCTATCGGCCGTTTTGCCCGTACCGGATTCGCCCTGGTTTATTGTCTCCAAAATGGATACGGAAGAAGCCTTTGCCGGCTGGCGAAATCGATCGCTGCTGATTCTGTCGCTGATCGTCATTCTGACCGGAATGACGGTGGTGGCGGGTTTTGCCTTCTGGCAGCGGGAAAAGAAATATCATTTTCAGACGATTCTGATGTCGGAGGCGGCCCGGAAGGTTGATGAAGAACGATATCGCATTACCCTTCATTCCATTGGAGACGCCGTCATTGCCACTGATGCCGGCGGCCGGGTGACGATCATGAACGCCGTGGCTGAAAAGCTTACCGGCTGGAATGAAAATGAGGCGCGCCAGCGTCATCTGGATGGGGTCTTCCGCATCGTCAACGAAGAGACCGGCTCTACGGTGGAAAGCCCGGTAACCAAAGTACTTAATGAAGGCGTGGTAGTCGGACTGGCCAATCACACCATGCTTATTGCCAAAGACGGGGCCCGGCGGCCTATTGCCGACAGCGGCGCTCCCATCCGTGATGAGAACGGAAACATAACCGGCGTGGTGCTGGTCTTCCGGGATCAAACCGAGGAACGGGAGGCCAGGGAAGCCCTGTTTGAGTCGGAACAAAAACATCGCCGTCTGTTCGAAAGCATGACCGATGCCTTTGTATCCACCGACATGGCGGGCGTTTTACAGGAATTCAATCCCGCTTATCAGGCCATGCTGGGATATGACGACGGGGAACTCCGGCGTCTGACCTACCAGGACCTGACTCCGGAAAAGTGGCATGCGATGGAGTCCGAAATCGTCGAGAAACAAATTTTGAAAACAGGTTTTTCCGATGTTTATGAAAAAGAGTATCGTCGGCGGGACGGTTCCATTTTTCCGGTCGAGTTGCGTACCTTTTTAATCCGTGATGACGCCAATCAGCCTATCGGCATGTGGACCATCGTTCGGGATATCACCATACGCAAAAGGATGGAAAGAGAGTTGTCCTTGAGGAATCGTATCGCCGAAATCTTTCTTACCTCATCCAGTGAAGAAATGTATCTGAAAGTTCTGACCGACATCCTTGAAGAATTGGCCAGCCCCTTCGGCGTTTTTGGCTATCTGGATGAAAAGGGCGCTCTGGTTGTTCCCACCATGACCCGAACCGTATGGGATAGGTGCCGGATTCCGGATAAACAGTTTGTTTTCCCGCGCGAAACCTGGGGCGACAGCAGTTGGCCCCGGTGCTTGAGAATTAAACAGGCGACCTTCACTAATAAGCCGTCCGATCGTACGCCGGCGGGGCACATCCGAATCACACGTCATATTTCCATACCGCTTCTCCATATGGGAGAAGCGATAGGGCTGATTCAAGTGGCCAACAAGGACACCGACTATACGGTGGAAGATGTCTCCCTGCTGGAGACCATCGGAAAGTCTATCGCTCCAGTGCTTCAGGCGAGACTGGTCGCCGAAAGGCAATCGATCGAAAAGGAAAAACTGCATGAGCAATTGCTGCAGTCGCAAAAGATGGAGTCTGTTGGCCGCCTGGCCGGGGGGGTGGCTCATGATTTTAACAACATGCTCAACGTGATCCTGGGTTACGCGGAACTGGCGCTTGAAAAGGTCGCTTTGGGCGATCCCCTTCGCGATGACCTGACGGAAATTTTCGACGCGGGCCGCCGTTCAGCGGAAATCACCCATCAGCTTCTGGCCTTTGCCCGCAAACAGATCATTATCCCCAGGGCGCTTTCCCTTAACGATAACGTGGAGAAGTTACTCAAGATGCTGCGGCGGCTTATCGGAGAAGATATTGATCTGGTCTGGAAGCCGGGCCCCGGTTTATGGCCGGTTTACACGGATTCTTCACAGATCGATCAGATTCTGGCCAATCTTTGCGTCAATGCCCGGGATGCCATCGAGGGCGTCGGCAGGATCACCATTGAAACCGGAAATGTGATTCTGGACGATGCCTATTGTACCAACCATGCCGAGTTTATCCCGGGCGAGTTTGTCGTTCTGACCGTAAGCGACAACGGACGCGGTATGAACAATGAGATACGGCAACACATTTTTGAGCCGTTTTTTACCACCAAGGATGTGGGCGAGGGAACCGGTCTGGGCCTGGCCATGGTTTACGGAATTGCCCGGCAGAATAACGGATTTATCAATGTTTACAGTGAGGTCGGACAGGGGACCACCTTTAAAATTTATCTGCCTCGTTATATGGGGGCGGTGGAGATTACTGAAGTTCGGGATTCAATGGACATTCAGCCAGGCCGGGGAGAAACCGTGCTGGTGGTCGAGGACGAAGCCCCTGTCTTGCGCCTTTCCCGGAAAGTCCTTACCGAACTGGGGTATGTCGCGCTCGCGGCCCATAATCCCCGGGAGGCCCTGAAACTGGCCGGAGAACACCCGGGTGCGATTGATCTGCTGATAACCGACCTGGTCATGCCGGAAATGAACGGCCGTGATCTGGCGGAAAGGATGTTGACGCTATATCCCGCATTGAAAGTTCTGTTCATGTCGGGCTATACAAGCGAAACCATCTCCCGTCACGGCGTTCTGGAAAAAGGCGTTCATTTTATCCAGAAACCGTTTAACAAGAAAGACCTGGCCGGGAAGGTACGGGAAGCGCTGGATGAATGA
- a CDS encoding response regulator, with protein sequence MGDTLLIIEDNAQNLYLMRFLLEKNGFSVTGVESGRAGIDEALRNKPRAILLDIQLPEMDGYTVAAELKKHAELADVPIIAVTSYAMVGDRERVLAAGADGYIEKPINPDTFVAEIRRYL encoded by the coding sequence ATGGGTGACACGCTGCTGATCATAGAGGATAATGCTCAAAATCTATATTTGATGCGCTTTCTGCTGGAGAAAAACGGCTTTTCCGTTACCGGCGTGGAAAGCGGCCGCGCGGGTATTGACGAAGCGTTGCGAAACAAACCCCGGGCCATTCTGCTCGATATTCAATTGCCGGAAATGGATGGCTACACCGTAGCCGCGGAACTCAAGAAACACGCCGAACTGGCCGATGTGCCCATCATCGCGGTGACCTCTTATGCCATGGTCGGGGACAGGGAACGGGTTCTGGCCGCCGGAGCCGACGGTTATATCGAAAAACCGATTAATCCGGATACGTTTGTTGCGGAAATCCGGAGGTATCTGTAA
- a CDS encoding ATP-binding protein produces MAKKWRADSAGRIKFLIAIMLLAMSVAGIQSAAAGNRLVTVGVYENSPKIFTDESGKPAGVFIDVIENIAQAEGWNLRYVSGTWGEGLDRLKNGEIDLMPDVAYTPAREEIYAFHRTPVLSSWYQVYARKGSGIRSILDLSGKRIVVLERSVQQDAFARLSGGFGLNATIISLADYRATFELVARGEADAAVANRFYGLRHAAQFGLEDTAVMFEPSDLFFAAKKGENGDLLSAIDARLVPMKKDPGSIYHQSLKRWTMEKIAVMLPGWIRIACFLTGGIILFITIWSFLLKRQIKARTRDLSERNEKIVAANRALASSERKYRELLEHANSIILHWTSDGRITFLNEFGQRFFGFSQTEIVGRHVVGTIVPDVESGGRDLKPLMDKICVDPKAFERNVNENIRRNGERVWISWTNKVYFDDNGRIEGILSIGTDITEQRRVEEELRRLNLELEQRVAQRTVDLAAARDRAESADRLKSAFLAVMSHELRTPLNSIIGFTGILLQELAGPLNPEQRKQMGMVQASARHLLALINDVLDISKIEAGQLDLFPTSFDLKSSMEKSIALVTPLAEKKGIDLKLDIAENVDAVTMDQRRLEQVIINLLNNAVKFTEKGYVLLSCRNDNDHYAVSVSDTGIGIRDEAIPALFQPFHQVDNGLTRKHEGTGLGLSISKKLIEMMGGTIKVQSQWGKGSTFTIRLPKGMMNAE; encoded by the coding sequence ATGGCAAAGAAATGGAGAGCCGATTCGGCCGGGCGGATAAAGTTTCTTATCGCCATCATGTTGCTGGCCATGTCGGTCGCTGGCATTCAATCGGCCGCGGCCGGCAACCGGCTCGTGACCGTGGGCGTTTATGAAAACTCCCCCAAAATCTTTACCGACGAATCGGGCAAACCTGCCGGCGTTTTCATCGATGTTATAGAAAATATCGCGCAGGCCGAGGGCTGGAACCTCCGGTATGTTTCCGGCACCTGGGGCGAAGGCCTGGACCGGTTGAAGAACGGCGAGATCGATCTGATGCCTGACGTGGCTTATACCCCGGCCAGAGAAGAGATTTATGCGTTTCACCGGACGCCGGTTCTGTCCTCCTGGTATCAGGTATATGCCCGCAAGGGAAGCGGAATCCGGTCGATCCTGGACCTGTCCGGAAAACGGATTGTTGTTCTGGAACGCTCGGTGCAGCAGGATGCCTTTGCCCGGCTGTCCGGCGGTTTCGGCCTGAACGCCACGATTATTTCCCTGGCGGATTACCGGGCTACTTTTGAACTGGTGGCTCGCGGCGAGGCAGACGCGGCCGTGGCCAACCGGTTCTACGGCTTGAGGCATGCCGCCCAATTTGGCCTGGAAGACACGGCCGTCATGTTTGAACCGTCCGACCTCTTCTTCGCGGCCAAAAAGGGGGAAAACGGCGACCTCTTGAGCGCCATCGATGCCCGGCTTGTTCCCATGAAAAAAGATCCGGGGTCGATTTACCACCAGTCCCTGAAACGCTGGACGATGGAAAAGATCGCCGTTATGCTGCCGGGCTGGATAAGAATAGCCTGTTTTTTAACCGGCGGAATTATTCTCTTTATCACGATCTGGAGCTTTCTGCTCAAGCGTCAGATCAAGGCCCGTACCAGGGATCTGTCCGAACGGAACGAGAAGATCGTTGCCGCCAACCGGGCGCTTGCCTCCAGTGAACGGAAGTATCGTGAACTGCTGGAACACGCCAACAGTATCATTCTGCATTGGACCAGCGACGGACGCATTACCTTTCTGAATGAATTCGGCCAGCGATTCTTCGGCTTTTCTCAAACGGAGATCGTCGGCCGGCACGTGGTCGGCACCATCGTTCCCGACGTTGAATCCGGTGGCCGGGATTTAAAGCCCCTGATGGATAAGATTTGCGTTGATCCAAAAGCGTTCGAACGGAATGTCAATGAAAACATCCGCCGCAACGGCGAGAGAGTCTGGATTTCATGGACCAACAAGGTCTACTTCGATGATAACGGACGGATCGAAGGGATCCTCAGCATCGGCACCGACATCACCGAACAGCGAAGAGTTGAGGAAGAGTTGCGTCGACTCAACCTCGAACTGGAACAACGGGTCGCGCAGCGGACCGTGGATCTGGCCGCGGCCAGGGATCGCGCCGAGTCGGCCGATCGGCTGAAGTCCGCCTTCCTGGCGGTCATGTCGCATGAACTGCGTACGCCGCTCAACTCCATCATCGGGTTTACCGGCATTCTGCTGCAGGAACTGGCCGGTCCCCTGAACCCGGAGCAGAGAAAACAAATGGGAATGGTTCAGGCCAGCGCCCGCCACCTGCTGGCCCTGATCAACGACGTACTGGATATTTCCAAAATAGAAGCCGGTCAGCTTGATCTTTTTCCAACTTCCTTTGATTTAAAGTCGTCCATGGAAAAATCGATTGCCCTGGTCACGCCGCTGGCAGAAAAAAAAGGAATCGATCTGAAACTGGATATCGCTGAAAACGTTGACGCCGTGACAATGGACCAGCGGCGTCTGGAGCAGGTTATCATCAATCTGCTCAACAACGCCGTCAAGTTCACTGAAAAAGGATATGTTCTGCTTTCCTGCCGGAACGACAACGATCACTACGCGGTGTCGGTTTCGGATACCGGCATCGGCATCCGGGATGAGGCGATCCCGGCCCTTTTTCAACCCTTTCATCAGGTCGATAACGGGCTTACCCGAAAACACGAGGGCACCGGCCTGGGGCTGTCCATTTCCAAAAAACTAATTGAGATGATGGGGGGTACCATCAAAGTACAAAGCCAATGGGGGAAGGGCAGTACGTTTACGATACGCTTACCGAAGGGAATGATGAATGCGGAATGA